From Pantanalinema sp.:
CACTGCCTGAGCACGGGGTCGTAGCGCTCGATCAGGTCGTTGAAGTCGCCCCCGATGGCGTAAAGGGCGCCGTTCATGGCGACCAGCGAGTGCGCGGCGCGCGCGATCGCAAGCGGCGACCGGGGTAGCCAGCTCTGGGGCGGCACGTCGCCGAAGCCGAGGGCGAGTGCGGCACCGGGCGACGGGGTGGGTTCCTGCGCCTTGTCGGGCGCGGACGGATCCTGGGCCCCGGGCGCCGGGGCGCTTTCGGGGCCTTGCGGGCTGACGCCGCTGACGACGGGGGAAGGCGGGCTCTGCTGGCAAGCCGCGAGCAGGCCGCTCGCCAGCAGGAACGGGATCAGTCGGCGCTTCATGGCGTGGTCTCCAGGGTGAGGACCTCGACCTGGTCGAGCACGCGCGCGGTCGAGCCGACGCCGTCGTTCAGGAAGAGCGACGGGGCGCCGCCGATGGCCCAGAGTCGGCCGCTCGCCACGAGCAGGCCGAACGACGAGCGGGGCGTCGAGAGCGGCGGGCCGGGCAGCCAGCGGCGGGTGCCGAGGTCGAGGCGCTCGACGGTTTCGAGCGCGCTCTCCTGGTTGTCCACCCCGCCCGCGGCGTAGAGCGAGGTGCCGGCATGGGCTATCGCGAGCTCCGAGCGCGAGGTCGGCAGGTCGGCCCAGCCCGCCCACTGCCCGCGCGCGAGGTCGAGGGCCTCGACGCGCGGCATGGCCGAGCGGAACAGGAAGCCGTAGGACCCCATGTTCTCCTGGATGTCGGGCTTGTCGCCGCCCGCGACCACGATCGTCGGGTTCCCCTGGAGCGAAAAGGCCGAAAAGCCCGCTCGGGCGCGCGGGGTCCGGATGGTGGGGATGCCGCCGGCGTCCACCTGCCAGGTCCCTGCCACCGGATCGTACTGCGCCGCGTGGCTGCGATCGAAGGGGGCCTCCGCGACCCGGTCGCCGAAGGCGTTGATCAGCACCGTGAGCTTGCCGCCCTGGGCGAAGGCGCCCACCGGGTAGCCCAGCATCGAGAGCGGCCAGCCGTTGACGGCCGGCACGTCGCCGAGCTCGGCCCAGGCGGGCTGGGGCGCGGCGAGGTCGAGCACCACGGCATCCTTGCGGTAGCCCTCGCCCTTGGTGTAGCCCCCCACGGCGTAGAGCTTGCTTCCGATGAGGACGGTCGCCGCCCCGTCGCGCGCGCCAGGCAGGTCGGGCAGCGCCTCCCAGGTAGGCGCCGCCTGGTGCGTGTCGAGTTGCCAGCAGCCTGCGGTGTCGGCCCCGCCTTGGACGACGCCGCCGACGACGTAGAGGTGGCGGCCGTCAGTGGCGTAGCCCGCGTTGCCGACCGCGACGGGCAGCTTGGGGCCGGCCTCCCAGCCCGCGAAGGCGACGCTGACGCTCGCCTCGCCGCCCTCAGGGACGTTCAGCGAGCGGCTCGCGACGCCGAAGCCGGGCACCGAGATCCAGACCGTCCAGGTGCCGGGCAGGATGGGCCCCACCCGGTAGCGGCCGTCGGTCTGGGTGGTCGCGGGCGACACCCCGGCCTGGAGGGGCGAGACCGGGTCGTCGACCCAGAGGCTAGCCCCCACCGTCCGGGGGGCCCCTGTGACGCTCACCAGGGCCGAGCCGGGCGCGATCGCGTAGGAGCCGGCCACCTCGAGCGAGCCCGAGGCGCCTGCCACCGCGTCCGCCCACTTCGCCGCATCGATGAGGGCGTGGTGCGGGGCGTTGCTCTGTTGCTTGAGGGCCTCGAGCTTTCGCATCACCCGGACGGGATCCGCCTGCTGCGCCAGGGCTCGCTGATCGGTCGCCAGCCATCGCTGCCAGACCCGGCCCACCGCGGTGGTGGCGCTCGAGAGCGCGACCTGGTTGGAGCCCGTGGCGAGAGTTGCGACCGCGAGCCACTCGGCGCCCGGCACGGGGCGATCCGCCGCGTCCAGGGCCCGGAGCTCGAGGAGCCGGTTCGCCCCGGTGGGAAGGCCCTCCACCCGCAGGGTCCTCGCGCCGTCGGCCTGGGGCACGTCGACCGAGACCGCCGCCTCTCGATCGCCGGCGCGCACCGTCAGCCGGAGCCGCGAGCCCTCGCCCAGGGTCTGGGCCTGCGTCATGCGCGCGGCACTCGCCGTCGGGGGAATGGTCAGGGTCAGGCTCGCGCCCTCGGCGGCCGTGCCGAGAGAGAGGGGGGGCCTTGCGCCGGGCAGGGCCTGGCACCCCGCCGCAAGGGCCAGGCTCAGCGCGAGAAGTGACGGCAGGGCCATCGGTGGCGTTCGCAGGGTACTTCCCTCCCTTGTTCGGGGTGGCGCGGCTCCCGGTAACATACCCTTCCCTCGCTCGCATGTAGCGGACCTTGCTCGGTGACGGGACAGCGCCCGGAATCGCTCGCCGAGGTCAGAAATCTCCGGGAATGGGCGATAATCAAGAGAGGTCCTGCTGCTGGGAGGCATTCGCCCTTGTCGAAGATCGATCCGACTTCTCGCTCGTATCAGCCGTCGCGTGCCCTTTCTGCCGCCACGACGGGTGGTGCTGCGGCCGCGGGAGTAAGCCCGGATATGCGCCTGCGCACCTATCCCCATGGGCGATCGCCCGTCGGCACCGCCGTGAACCAGGCCGTCTTCGAGACGAGCAAGGGAACCCTCGACACCTCCCGCGCCTTCGCGACGGGCTCGATCGAGGACGTCTGGCTCAACGACACCGACGCCGAGGACGAGTGCATCGAGCAGGTGATCGGGCTCCTGGAGAAGGCCCAGCTCGAGATCTGCATCCAGACCTTCATCTTCGACTATAAGTCGGAGGCCTCCCGTCGCATGCTCAAGGCCCTCGCCGACAAGCAGGCCAAGAACCCCGACTTCAAGGTCTACATCGCCTACAACCGCGACCTGAATCCCTTCGGCCAGTCGATGGAGCAGGCCCTGGCGAAGGCCGGAGTCAAGGCGGAGGTGGCCTTCTACGCGGGGGCCGTCAGCCGCCAGTCCAACCACACCAAGATGTTCGTTCTGGACGGGCGCGAGGCGGTGATCGGCGGCGACAACATCGACGACCCCAAGGAGCGCGACCTGATGATCCACGTGCGGGGGCCCGTGGTGGAGTCGTTCCTTCAGGACTTCGACGACGCCTGGCGCACCTCCAAGCGCTGGCTCAACGCCACCGCGACGCCACCGGTCCACCTCAAGGCCCCGCCCCTGCCCTCGACCCAGCCGCAGGTTCCCATGACCATGCTGACCAAGCGTGGGGTGTCCTGGCTCGGGGACTACGCGGCCAACGACGCCGATCAGGGCTTGCTCGCCGCCATGAACGCGGCCACGACGAGCATCAAGCTCACCACCCCCAACTTCAACGCCACCGAGGTCTGGGATGCGATCGAGGATGCGGCCAAGCGCGGGGTCAAGGTGCAGTTGCTGGTGACGCGGATGCGGAACCCGGTGCTGGTCGCCGATCGATCCACCGCCTGGGCGGCCGAGCGCTTCGTGGCACAGTTGCCGGAGGAAGCCCGCCGGAACGTCGAGCTGCACTGGACCTCGGAAGACGGCAAGAATCTCTCCGACTCGCACACCAAGTACCTGTCGGTGGACGGCCAGTGGGCCTACGTGGGCTCCCAGAACATGGACAACCAGTCGTGGTCCTTCTCGCGCGAGGTGGGCGTCGGCATCGACGACGCCGCGCAGGTGGCGCGCCTCGATCGGGCCGTCTTCGACCACGACTGGGCCACGAGCATCCCGGCCAAGATCGATTGGGTGGACAAGATCGTGCCTTTGCCCGCGCGCAACTGGGGTGAACGCCTGCTACGCCTCTTCCTCCCGATTCTCGCCTTCTTCACGGGGCGCAAGGCTTGATCGAGGTGTCAAGGAAAAGCCCCGCCGACGAGCGGCGGGGCTGAGGCCTTACTTCCTTCGCCAGAGCATCGCGTGCGACACGATGTACTGGAACTTGCGGGCGTGCTCTCGGATGACGAGTGGCACGTCCGTTTCCTTCACCAGCTCGAACTCGCCTGCAAGCATCGCGCGCAGGGTGTCGGCGGCTCGGACGCCTTGGCCGTCGCGCTCGAAGCCTCCGAGCCAGGCCTCGATCGGGGTGAACTGCTCGAGCCAGGAGTAGGGCGAGACCAGGAGCAGGAGGCCGCCGGGCCTCACCAGGCCGCGCGCTCCGCCCAGGCGCGAGAGGCACGCGCGCGGGCTCGGGAGGCGGCAGAGGAGGTTGGCCATCAGGACCGCGTCGAAGCCCTCGTACTCGGCGGGAAGCGCGCATGCGTCCGCCTGCCTGAAGGTGGTGCGCCCGCGTTCGATCGCTGGGTCGATCACGGCCGTGCGGGGCGTCGAGAGCCGCCCCTCGTCCTTGCGGCCGTAGTCGAGGCGCCCGTCGCGGCGCAGGGTCTCGGCCGCGTCGATGAACGATTTTGAGAGGTCCACCCCCGTCACCGAATCGAAGTGCCGCGCCAGCTCGAAGACCGCCCCGCCGACGGCGCAGCCCACGTCCAGCGCTCGCCCGCCGGTGATCCCCGCCTCGCGCGCCGCCTCGCTGAGCATCCGGGCGCAGCGCTGGGCGAAGTCCACCGCGTCCTTGGGCCCGAAGCCGTAGGGCATGACGTCCTCGGGGGTGCCGTAGTGCATCAGGAGATACTCGTCGAGCAGCTGGCGCGTCTCGTAGACGTCCTCCTTGCCCCCTTCGGCGCCGAGCTTGACCGCGCCGCCGTCGCCGGGCGAGCGCACCAGGCGGAAGCCCGCATGCTGGTAGAAGTGGGGCCGGAAGTGGAAGCGGGCCCAGATGCTCGCCTCGTCACCGGTGCTGACGAACGAGCCGCCCAGGAGCATCTGGTGCTTCCCGTCGTAGCAGGGGACGCTGAAGTCCTCGTAGAGCGGGTCGAGCTTGCTGCCGCTCAGGGGGTTGAAGTGGTCCTCGCACCACTGCCAGACGTTGCCCATGGCGTCGTGCAGCCCCTCGGGGGTCGGGGGAAAGGCGTCGACCGGGCACGCCGCGCCGTAGGCGAGGTTGAGGTTGAGGCCCTCGGCCCGGGCCATGGCGCTGCCGGCGTGCGCCATGACCGGATCGCGGCGAGCCGCGCGATCGGCCAGGCGCATGGCATTCGGGCGCATCCGGTTGTGCTCGGCCTCGCTCGGCAGGCGTAGCGGCGTGCCGCCTTCGCGTTCGCTGCGCCAGGCGCAGTAGGCCTTGGCCTCGAAGTAGTTGACCTCGGCGGGCCAGGACCAGGGCATCTCGACGGTCTCGAAGCAGGTCCGCAGCTTGAAGCGGTGAAGGCCCGAGGGGCCCTCCGACACCCAGAAGGTCGGCCACTTGGCGTTGCGGAAGGTCTTCCACTGCCAGGCCTCTTCCGACCAGTAGCGCGCCTCGCGGTAGCCGCCCGCCTTCACGAAGGCCAGGAACTCGCCGTTGCTCACGAGCTGCCGGCTCGCGGCGAAGCCCTCGACCGTCACGCTGCGATCGCCGTACTCGTTGTCCCAGCCGAAGGTCGGCCAGGTGCGAGGCTTGCCCAGGTGAACCTCGGCCCCGCTCACGTCGACCAGGGGGTTCTCGGGATAGTCCCGCCCCGCGAGCGGCTCGTCGACCCGGGAGCCGCGTGCCGTCGGGTGCTCGGCGGGCCACTGGGCGGGACGGCGCACCAGGTGCTGGGGCAACTCGCGGATGAGGACCGAAGAGGTATCCAGGTGGATGCGCTCGTGCTCGAAGCCCATCAGGACGGCCCGCAGGGGACTTTCCTGCGAGAGGGCCGGAGCGTCCAGGTCGGGGTGGGTCTCGAGCAGCTTGCGGACGATGCCGTAGACCGTGCGACGGTAGGCGTTGCCCTCCTGGACGGAGGGCCAGGTGCGCTCGTTCTTGGACATGTCGTCCCAGGACATCTCGTCGACGCCGGTCTCGAAGAGGTGCTCGTAGTCTGCGTTGAGCGAGTCGCCGAGGAGCCCCGAGAGGCGCAGCTTGTTGATGTAGAGCACCGCCGGATGGCAGTAGTAGAAGATGAGGGGGTGGCGCAGGTTGTGGTAGGGCGGCCGGTAGAAGGCCTCCTCGTGGGTGAGCGACGCGAACAGCACCTCGGTCAGGGTCCAGGTGTTGTCGAAGTAGGCGAGGACCTCGTCGCGCGTGCAGCGGCCGTAGTCGAGAAGGGGCAAGGAGGTCATGACCCCCGAGGCGTCCACCCCCGGACACTGCCCGTGGACGGGGGGCTTTCCGGTCCACCACCAGTCGGCTCGCACCTCGCCCAGGGCGTCGTCGGAAAGGCGCCCCAGGTTGCGGCGCCATGGTTCGCCGGCCTCGCGCTCGACGCGTGCGGCCAGGCTCGGGCTGGTGGGCGGAACGAAAGGATCAGTCTGCAAGACAACGCCTCCTCAGCGCATGCACCGCGGCGCCTCGCCGCATGATGCTCCATCATACGCCCCGGGACAAAGGGACAGATGGCGGTTGACAGTTGGTTCTAGTTAGAACTAAACTGGAGTTGATTCTACCTAGGACTGAAAGGAAGGGTAAGCCACCATGCTGATGATCCGCAAGAGCCAGGAGCGCGGCCACGCCAACCATGGCTGGCTGGACACCTACCACACCTTCTCGTTCGCCGACTACTTCGACCCTGCGCACATGGGCTTCTCGGCGCTTCGCGTGATCAACGAGGATCGCGTGGCGGCCGGGACGGGCTTCGGGACCCACCCCCACCGGGAGATGGAGATCGTGACCTACGTCCTCGAGGGGGCCCTGCAGCACCGAGACAGCATGGGCAACGGCGCGATCATCAAGGCCGGCGACATCCAGTACATGAGCGCGGGCACCGGCGTCACCCACAGCGAGTTCAACCCTTCCGAGCAGGACGGGCTGCACCTGCTCCAGATCTGGATCATGCCGAACCAGCGGGGCGGCGAGCCGCGCTACGCGGAGCGCAACTTCTCCGACGAGCAGAAGCGCGGGCACTGGGTCCTGCTCGTCTCGCCGGACGGCCGCGACGGCTCGATCGCCATCCGCCAGGACGCCTCGCTCTTCGTCACCGTCCTGAAGGCGGGCGATCGCCTTCCCTACGCCCTCGATCCGGCGCGGCGCGCCTACCTCCACGTGGCCAGGGGATGCGTCTCGCTGAATGGAGAGCCCCTCTCGGCCGGAGACGGCGTCGGCGTCTCCGGCGAGTCTGAGATCGTGCTCGATGCTGACGACTGGGGCGAGGTGCTGCTCTTCGACCTGCCCTGAGCCCGGGGCAGCCGGGGTCTGCTGTCGGTGCGATCGTTTGCCGTGCACGAATGGTGCGTAGTTGTGATATAGTTGATCGGGCGAATATGGCTGCTTGTCGCAGTGTGAGCCGGCTACCACTTCTGAAAACCCGGGAAGGTGACGCATGTCGTGCGGTATCCAAACTGAAAACCACGTGGCTGGGGCGGTTTGCCAGGTCTTTCACCGGACGATCGAGGTCATCGGTCGTCGCTGGACCGGGGCGATCATCTCAGCGCTCATGAAGCGTCCGCGCCGGTTCTGCGAGTTCCGCGAGGCGGTGCCCGACCTGAGCGATCGCCTCCTGACCGAGCGCCTCAAGGAGCTCGAGGAGTGGGGGATCATCGTGCGCGAGGTCTCGGCCACGCGTCCGATCCAGGTCCTGTATCGCCTGACCCCCAAGGGGGAGGCCCTCGACCCCGTGTTCTGCGCGATCGGCGCCTGGGCCAGGCAGTTCGAGGCACACGACCCCGACTGCGGGCAGACGCCCGCGCTGCCCTGAATCAGCTTCGCGATCCGATTGACGACTCATTTTCAACCCCCCCCGAGGCTGCTCGGAGGGGGTTGAATCGCGTCAAGGCTAGCGGCTGAAGGGCCACTCCGGGAAGGGGAACGGATTGTCGAATCCGGGCTGGGGCCTGTGGACCGGCTGCTGACCGCGATCGGGCCTGTGACCAGGCTGCTGACCCCGGTCGGGCCTGTGACCCGGCTGCTGACCGGGGTCGGGCCTGGGACCCGGCTGCTGACCGGGGTTGGGCCTGGGACCCGGCTGCTGGCCTTGCTCGGGGGCAGGAGTGGGCGCGGGCTGAGGCTCAGGCAGCGTCGCACCGCCCGCAAGCTCCAGGGCGCGCGCGACGTTGAGGCGCTTGATTCCGTTGCTGAAGCCGCTGACGCCGTCTCCGCTCTGGGTCAGCGCGTCGCGCAGCTGCTGCGGGGTCAGCGAGGGGTACTTGGCGAGCAGCAGAGCCGCGGCGCCCGTGACGTGGGGGCTCGCCATGCTGGTGCCCGAGAGCTTCTTGTAGGTGCCGCCGGTGCTCGAGAGGATGTCGAGGCCGGGAGCGGCGATGTCCACCGAGCTCGCGTGGTTGGAGAAGCTGGTGCGCTTGTCCGATTGATCCGTGGCGCCCACCGAGAGCGCGTTGGGGTAGGCTGCGGGGTAGTTGGGAGTGGTCTTGCCGTCGTTGCCCGAGGCGACCACGCACAGCACGCCCTTGGCGGTGACCTGGTCGATGGCGTCCTTGAGCACCGAGGCCTCCTGGGGGCCGCCGAGCGAGAGGTTGATGATCCGCGCGCCCATCTCCTGGGCCTTCAGGATGCCCTGGGCGATCGCCGAGGTCGAGCCCGAGCCGTCGGATCCGAGCACCTTGATGGCGAGGATCCGGGTCTTGTAGGCGATCCCGACCACGCCCTTGCCGTTGTCGCCGAGGGCGGCGATGGTGCCGGCCACGTGGGAGCCGTGGCCCTGGTCGTCCATCGGATCGTTGTCGTTGTTGCCGAAGTCGGGCCCCTTGATCACCTGGCCCGCGAGGTCCTCGTGGTTGTAGTCCACGCCGGTGTCGACCACGGCCACCGTCACGGCCGCGTCGCCCCGGGTCGTGTCCCAGGCCTGGGGCGCCTGGATCTTCTCGAGGCCCCAGAGCTGCTCGCGCATGGGGTCGTTGGTCACGGCCTGCGAGCGGATCTCGGTGGCGTGGTAGATGTAGTCGGGCTCGGCGTAGATGACGTTGGCGTCGCGGCGCAGCTGGGCGAGGGTCTCTTCGACGGTGCTGCCGGCGGGCACGGTGTAGACGCGGGTGTTGCTCAGGCCCTCGACGGCCTGAACCATCCGCAGGCCCTGGACCGCCCGGGTGCCGTAGCCGTTCTTCAGCTTGACGACGATCTTGCCGGGGGCCGCCTGAGCGCCTTGCGGGGTGCCCGGCGTGGTCAGGCTCGCGCTCGAGGGCATGGTGCCGGGAGCGGTGCCGCAGCCGGCGAGCCCACCGAACGCCAGAAGCGTCCCGGAGAGCGTGAGCAGGGAGAGGTTTCGTTTGAACAAGGAAGGGCTCCTTCGTGGGTGTGGGGTGTCTTGAGAGGAGGGACTGGTTTTCGAGAGCAAAAGCGTCCTCTTTCTGCGCTTTACCCTCGAGGAGTGACGCGATTACCGCGCAAACACAGGTTAAAATCCGAGTAGCTTTCGTGCGAGCATTGTGCCCGCCGCCCCGCGATCGCGCCGCCACCGGGCTGGACGCCCTGAATCCGGTCTGGCGAGGGTTTTCAATTGTTCACAGCTTGCAGGGGGGCTCTGTTACAATGACGGCTTCCGATGAAAGGACGCAGCAGATGGATCTCAGGGGCAAGTCGATCGGCGTGACCGGCGCGAGCGGGTTCTTGGGCGGGTACGTGGTGGACGCGCTGCGCGCGCGTGGTGCGAAGGTGGTGGGCGTGGTCCGCAACCCCCTCAAGGTTCCCGATCTCGCCGGGCGCTGCGCCGAGCTCCGCCAGGCCGACCTGATGGACCCGAGCGCTCTGAGAGCGGCGTTCTCGGGGGTGGACGCCGTCGTCCACACCGCCGCTCTGTACAGCCTGACCCAGGGGGGCTGGGAGGCGAACTTCCGACCCAACCAGATCGGCACGCAGCACACCTTCGAGGCCCTGCGCGACGCCGGGGTCCAGCGCGTCGTCCACGTCAGCACCGTCGGTGTCTACCGGCAGCAGCTCGGGCTTTCGCGCGAGGACGATCCCAAGCTCGAGCTGAAGGATCGCTTCACCGCGGGCGCCTACCGGACCACCAAGGCCCTGAGTGAGGCCCTGGCCTGGCGCCTGAGCGCCGAGTACGGGCTGGCGCTGACGGTCCTGCGCCCGTCGGGCATCTACGGGGCCCGCGACACCAACTTCATGCCCCTGGTGCGCCGGCTGACCCGCCTGCCACTCTTGGTGGTGCCCAACCTGGTTTTCCCCTTCGTCTACGCCGGGGACGTCGCCGAGGCCGCGGCGCTTTCGCTCGAGCGCGAGGTCTCCGTCGGGGAGGCCTACAACACCGCGGGCGAGGCGCGCTCTACCTGGGAGTTCTTCCAGGCCTGGAAGCAGGCGAGCGGCAAGGGGCCCGCCCTCGCCCTGCCCCTGCCGCTGCCGGCGCGCATCGCCTACGACAACACCAAGGCCTTGAAGGACCTCGGCTGGAAGAATTCGGATCTAGTCGATAGCCTGCGCGAGGTGTTCGAAGTCGATCCGGCCTAGATCGCTTCGCCCGGGGCCCCCGCCTTCCCGAGAGGGAGCGGGGGCTTCTGTGTTAAAATCAATCTAATATTGAACCCGATTTCGCCCCTATTTTTGCGCCCATTACCCGCTTTCGGAGGCTCCATGGAACCCACCACGACCGCCGCCCCACAGATGTCCACCGCTTACGAGCCCGCCGCGGTCGAGCCCAGGTGGAGCGATCGCTGGGAGGCGCTCGACGTCTTCAAGATGGACCTGGATCCGGCCAAGAAGCCCTTCTCCATCGTCCTGCCGCCCCCCAACGTGACGGGCTCGCTGCACCTGGGCCACGCCACCAACGGCACCATCCAGGACGTGCTGTGCCGCACCCGGCGCATGCAGGGCCACGGCGTCCTGTGGCAGGGCGGCACCGACCATGCGGGCATCGCCACCCAGAACGTGGTCGAGCGCAAGCTCCGCAACGAGGAGGGCAAGAGCCGCCACGACCTGGGCCGCGAAGCGTTCATCGAGCGCGTCTGGGAGTGGAAGGAGCACTACGGCAACACCATCGTCAACCAGTACCGTCGGATGGGCGCGTCCATGGACTACAGCCGCCTGCGCTTCACCATGGACGAGGGCTACACCAGAGCCGTGCGCAAGGCCTTCGTGCACCTCTACGACAAGGGCCTGATCTACCGCGGCAACCGCATCATCAACTGGTGCCCCCGCTGCCTGACCTCGCTCTCCGATCTGGAGGTGGTCTACAAGGAGTCGGACAGCACCCTTTACCACGTCCAGTACGCCCTGGAGGACGGCTCGGGCGCCATCACCATCGCCACGGTCCGCCCCGAGACCATCCTGGGCGACGTGGCGATCGCCGTGCACCCCGAGGACGAGCGCTACGCCGCCATGGTCGGCAAGAAGGTGCGCGTCCCCATGACGGATCGCCTGGTGCCCGTCATCGCCGATTCCCACGTGGAGCGCGAGTTCGGCACCGGCGCCCTCAAGATCACCCCGGCCCACGACCCGGCCGACTACGAGATCGGCCAGCGTCACGGCCTGCCGAGCATCGACGTCATGACCGCCGAGGGCGCCATGAGCGAGCTTGCCGGCGCCGAGTGGGCGGGAATGGACCGCTTCGAGGCGCGCCAGGTCGCGGCCAAGCGCCTGCGCGACGAGGGCGTCCTGGTCAAGGAAGAGGCCTACCGCAACAACGTCACCCACTGCGATCGCTGCTCGACCGTCATCGAGCCGCGCCTCTCGGACCAGTGGTTCGTCGCCATGCAGCAGCTCGCCGCTCCGGCCATCAAGGTGGTCGAGGAGGGCAAGGTGGACTTCACGCCCGACCGCTGGAAGGGCGTCTACCTCGACTGGCTGCGCAACATCCGCGACTGGTGCGTCTCGCGTCAGCTGTGGTGGGGCCACCGGATCCCGGTCTGGACCTGCGAGGAGGGCCACGCCCACGCCTCGGTCACCGATCTCGCCCAGTGCCCGACCTGCGCGAAGCCGACCGAGCAGGACCCCGACGTGCTCGACACCTGGTTCTCGAGCGCCATGTGGCCCTTCGCCACCCTCGGCTGGCCCGACAAGACCCCCGAGTTCGACTACTTCTACCCGACCAACGTGCTCTCGACCGCGCGCGACATCATCTACCTGTGGGTGGCGCGCATGGTGTTCATGAGCATGGAGTTCGAGCACGAGGTCCCCTTCGAGGACGTGGTGATCCACGCGACCATCCTCGACGCCAAGGGCCAGCGCATGAGCAAGTCCAAGGGCACCGGGGTCGATCCGCTCGAGATCATGGGCAAGTACGGCACCGATGCCTGCCGCTTCTGGTTCGCCGGCGCCGGCACCAGCGCGCAGGACGTCCGCTACACCGAGGACAAGCTCGAGGCGGGCCGCAACTTCGCCAACAAGCTCTGGAACGCGAGCCGCTTCGTGCTCATGAACCTGCCCCAGGGCTTCAGCAAGGGGATCTCCGAGATCCCCGCCGAGCAGCTCGACATCGCCGATCGCTGGATTCTCAGCCGCCTGCAGCACACGGTCAAGACCGTCACCGGGGCCATCGATG
This genomic window contains:
- a CDS encoding pirin family protein yields the protein MLMIRKSQERGHANHGWLDTYHTFSFADYFDPAHMGFSALRVINEDRVAAGTGFGTHPHREMEIVTYVLEGALQHRDSMGNGAIIKAGDIQYMSAGTGVTHSEFNPSEQDGLHLLQIWIMPNQRGGEPRYAERNFSDEQKRGHWVLLVSPDGRDGSIAIRQDASLFVTVLKAGDRLPYALDPARRAYLHVARGCVSLNGEPLSAGDGVGVSGESEIVLDADDWGEVLLFDLP
- a CDS encoding helix-turn-helix domain-containing protein: MSCGIQTENHVAGAVCQVFHRTIEVIGRRWTGAIISALMKRPRRFCEFREAVPDLSDRLLTERLKELEEWGIIVREVSATRPIQVLYRLTPKGEALDPVFCAIGAWARQFEAHDPDCGQTPALP
- the ovoA gene encoding 5-histidylcysteine sulfoxide synthase, producing MQTDPFVPPTSPSLAARVEREAGEPWRRNLGRLSDDALGEVRADWWWTGKPPVHGQCPGVDASGVMTSLPLLDYGRCTRDEVLAYFDNTWTLTEVLFASLTHEEAFYRPPYHNLRHPLIFYYCHPAVLYINKLRLSGLLGDSLNADYEHLFETGVDEMSWDDMSKNERTWPSVQEGNAYRRTVYGIVRKLLETHPDLDAPALSQESPLRAVLMGFEHERIHLDTSSVLIRELPQHLVRRPAQWPAEHPTARGSRVDEPLAGRDYPENPLVDVSGAEVHLGKPRTWPTFGWDNEYGDRSVTVEGFAASRQLVSNGEFLAFVKAGGYREARYWSEEAWQWKTFRNAKWPTFWVSEGPSGLHRFKLRTCFETVEMPWSWPAEVNYFEAKAYCAWRSEREGGTPLRLPSEAEHNRMRPNAMRLADRAARRDPVMAHAGSAMARAEGLNLNLAYGAACPVDAFPPTPEGLHDAMGNVWQWCEDHFNPLSGSKLDPLYEDFSVPCYDGKHQMLLGGSFVSTGDEASIWARFHFRPHFYQHAGFRLVRSPGDGGAVKLGAEGGKEDVYETRQLLDEYLLMHYGTPEDVMPYGFGPKDAVDFAQRCARMLSEAAREAGITGGRALDVGCAVGGAVFELARHFDSVTGVDLSKSFIDAAETLRRDGRLDYGRKDEGRLSTPRTAVIDPAIERGRTTFRQADACALPAEYEGFDAVLMANLLCRLPSPRACLSRLGGARGLVRPGGLLLLVSPYSWLEQFTPIEAWLGGFERDGQGVRAADTLRAMLAGEFELVKETDVPLVIREHARKFQYIVSHAMLWRRK
- a CDS encoding S8 family serine peptidase, which translates into the protein MFKRNLSLLTLSGTLLAFGGLAGCGTAPGTMPSSASLTTPGTPQGAQAAPGKIVVKLKNGYGTRAVQGLRMVQAVEGLSNTRVYTVPAGSTVEETLAQLRRDANVIYAEPDYIYHATEIRSQAVTNDPMREQLWGLEKIQAPQAWDTTRGDAAVTVAVVDTGVDYNHEDLAGQVIKGPDFGNNDNDPMDDQGHGSHVAGTIAALGDNGKGVVGIAYKTRILAIKVLGSDGSGSTSAIAQGILKAQEMGARIINLSLGGPQEASVLKDAIDQVTAKGVLCVVASGNDGKTTPNYPAAYPNALSVGATDQSDKRTSFSNHASSVDIAAPGLDILSSTGGTYKKLSGTSMASPHVTGAAALLLAKYPSLTPQQLRDALTQSGDGVSGFSNGIKRLNVARALELAGGATLPEPQPAPTPAPEQGQQPGPRPNPGQQPGPRPDPGQQPGHRPDRGQQPGHRPDRGQQPVHRPQPGFDNPFPFPEWPFSR
- a CDS encoding phosphatidylserine/phosphatidylglycerophosphate/cardiolipin synthase family protein, coding for MRLRTYPHGRSPVGTAVNQAVFETSKGTLDTSRAFATGSIEDVWLNDTDAEDECIEQVIGLLEKAQLEICIQTFIFDYKSEASRRMLKALADKQAKNPDFKVYIAYNRDLNPFGQSMEQALAKAGVKAEVAFYAGAVSRQSNHTKMFVLDGREAVIGGDNIDDPKERDLMIHVRGPVVESFLQDFDDAWRTSKRWLNATATPPVHLKAPPLPSTQPQVPMTMLTKRGVSWLGDYAANDADQGLLAAMNAATTSIKLTTPNFNATEVWDAIEDAAKRGVKVQLLVTRMRNPVLVADRSTAWAAERFVAQLPEEARRNVELHWTSEDGKNLSDSHTKYLSVDGQWAYVGSQNMDNQSWSFSREVGVGIDDAAQVARLDRAVFDHDWATSIPAKIDWVDKIVPLPARNWGERLLRLFLPILAFFTGRKA
- a CDS encoding NAD(P)-dependent oxidoreductase, encoding MTASDERTQQMDLRGKSIGVTGASGFLGGYVVDALRARGAKVVGVVRNPLKVPDLAGRCAELRQADLMDPSALRAAFSGVDAVVHTAALYSLTQGGWEANFRPNQIGTQHTFEALRDAGVQRVVHVSTVGVYRQQLGLSREDDPKLELKDRFTAGAYRTTKALSEALAWRLSAEYGLALTVLRPSGIYGARDTNFMPLVRRLTRLPLLVVPNLVFPFVYAGDVAEAAALSLEREVSVGEAYNTAGEARSTWEFFQAWKQASGKGPALALPLPLPARIAYDNTKALKDLGWKNSDLVDSLREVFEVDPA